From Apium graveolens cultivar Ventura chromosome 9, ASM990537v1, whole genome shotgun sequence, the proteins below share one genomic window:
- the LOC141683741 gene encoding uncharacterized protein LOC141683741, which produces MVIAWLTHNVSPSIMKSVMLMTTASAIWSNFETRFQLTNGSRKYKLNRDVYDLKQGTMFVNEYYTAMRALWEELETLNTLPTVVTPNEDVTALLNAISSQKEEGKLFQFLNGLNEVYNPQRSHFLLMSPLPSVETASAALQQEEAQRELLQLSKLDNESVAMFTRSNIIKYDKPIMCTVCGGRGHKNDKCWDVVGYPKWHAKHGQGSSNNGVRVKPQFQNNRWSSGHNKSGVSKLAATI; this is translated from the coding sequence ATGGTAATTGCTTGGCTTACTCATAATGTATCTCCTTCTATTATGAAATCTGTGATGTTAATGACCACTGCATCTGCTATATGGTCCAATTTTGAAACTCGTTTTCAGTTGACAAATGGGTCTAGAAAATACAAACTAAATAGGGATGTCTATGATTTAAAGCAAGGAACCATGTTTGTAAATGAATATTATACTGCTATGCGTGCCCTGTGGGAGGAATTAGAAACCCTGAACACGTTGCCTACTGTGGTTACTCCCAATGAGGATGTTACAGCCCTGTTGAATGCTATTTCTTCTCAAAAAGAGGAAGGCAAGTTGTTTCAGTTTTTAAATGGTCTTAATGAGGTTTACAACCCACAACGTAGCCATTTCCTATTAATGTCACCACTACCCTCTGTTGAAACAGCATCTGCAGCCTTACAGCAAGAAGAAGCTCAAAGGGAGCTCTTGCAGTTAAGTAAATTAGACAATGAGTCTGTGGCTATGTTTACAAGGTCCAATATTATTAAGTATGATAAGCCTATAATGTGCACTGTGTGTGGTGGTAGAGGTCACAAAAATGATAAGTGTTGGGATGTGGTAGGTTACCCTAAGTGGCATGCTAAACATGGTCAAGGTAGTAGTAACAATGGTGTGAGAGTCAAGCCTCAGTTTCAAAACAATAGATGGTCTTCAGGTCATAATAAGTCAGGGGTGTCGAAATTGGCTGCCACaatttaa
- the LOC141684400 gene encoding uncharacterized protein LOC141684400 → MMNIAASFCRRLNLSELVPKVPVYSSGSDASGGGFNLILRRWASKKTAGSTKNGRDSKPKNLGVKKFGGERVIPGNIIVRQRGTRFHPGNYVGIGKDHTLFALKEGNVKFERHKLSGRKWVHVEPKDGHMIHPIYSNAAASHLKTAA, encoded by the exons ATGATGAATATTGCAGCATCATTTTGTAGAAGATTAAACCTCAGTGAGCTAGTACCAAAAGTTCCTGTGTACAGTTCTGGTAGTG ATGCATCTGGAGGGGGTTTCAACTTGATTTTAAGGCGGTGGGCTTCGAAGAAGACTGCAGGTTCCACGAAAAATGGCCGAGATTCAAAACCTAAGAATCTTGGGGTTAAAAAGTTTGGTGGGGAG AGGGTTATACCTGGAAATATCATTGTTCGTCAGAGAGGCACCCGTTTTCATCCTGGGAATTATGTTGGAATTGGCAAAGATCATACCCTGTTTGCTCTAAAAGAAGGAAATGTCAAGTTTGAACGTCACAAACTCAGCGGACGCAAATGGGTGCATGTCGAACCCAAGGATGGCCATATGATTCATCCCATTTACTCAAATGCTGCAGCCTCACATCTTAAGACAGCTGCTTAG